AATTACACAAAAGGGAAACTAGGTAAGTCATGCTAGGCAATcacataaaaagaaaagcagTACCTAATGCTTGTCTCCATGGCCATGAGAATGGTCATCATGGCCCTCCCAAGGGTGTCGCCAACCCTACAAGTCCAGAAACAAAGTCCACTTAAGAATGAAATAAGGTTTACCGTGAATAAGGCTGATTATGAAGACAACTGAAAGGAGAAACTTCTTACCAACACTACGGGACCATCCTGCTTAGCCCTGTACAGGACCCAAAACCTGAAACACCAGAGATATTGAGAAACATCAGAAAATCCAACGGCATTGCagtatcatctttttcaatgtTTGCCATGAATTTTCTTATGATTATCTATGGATCCAAAGGATGATGGAGCAGCAATTATTCGAAGCAAAATCACAAAAGCCATGGATCATGATAACTAAGAttgcttttgattttattcttaaaaatggttaaaaaagtattaaaatagcCCTTGCATAGTTTACGAATTCTGCTTAGTAAGacccaaacaaataaaaagtttgaagcCTAACCTGGAAAACAAGCGAACCCTAAGACCTAGAGCCCTCTGAGAAtccaaataatttgattttgatcCAAATTCAAGCCTTTACTGTACTCTAGGAATTAACTCTTCCCTCTAAAGGCATATCCacagcttcttcttcttcagctGTGCTAGTTAAAATTGCACCCAATTTTCCAATTGCTAAAGCTAAACAGATTCATTCGATAACCTGAATCTAATAAAGCGAAGTTCGTGGAATGGGATTATTGTTAAGCGTGCTTTATTCCATAAGGCAGATTTAAAATGGCAGATTAATGCAAAAGAAGACAAGTGAAGGTTCAGATTAGATCACACTAAAAGGGGGGGGGGAGATTACCACATGACAGCGCACAAGCCCTTGCCGGTGGCGACGTGCCATCTCTTTGGGTGGTGCAAAGTTACACCTTTGTAAGTTGTGCTCCCTCCATGGCCACCTCCCATCGGTCTTTCTCACTGTGATCAAACCCTAAAACACCAGAAATGGTCTCAAATGTTCGAAGCAGGAATGGGGCTCGCGACTCGACTTGGTGGAGTTGATCACTAGATTGCCAGTAGCTTCGATTTGAACGATCACAACCGTTGGATGCAAAATGGACCATCAATGCACAAGTGAAGGCGTGATTATTATAGGTGCTGGACAGAATCCTGAGCTCGTTTATGGTACTGGGCTTTTGGGTCCTGTTCTAACTGATgctaaacaaatttattgaaACCCAAGCccaataaattataacttttctTCAGCCGAAAGACAAAATGTCGTCGGCCTATAAAAGGATACGCTAAAAGCCTTCAAATTTGTTATGTTTCAAAGCAAAATCATTACCTTAGACAGTTATGTGttgaaatattcattttatggTTTGAGCAGAGTTGTTCTCAAGTCAAAGTAGTATGtcttaaaataagttttttattctttttaaccACAAGTGTAcatatggttttattttttgaatatggTTCTATTTGGACAAAAGTGGTGTACATATAATACTTTTTTCAAATGTATTTGATTACAAATTCCCTGATAAAAATCTACTTCCACTTTCTTCAACTACTTTTTGGTTGAAATAAGCGTTCTTAATTGTGCTATTGCTATATCTCGTTAAGGAATGCTTGCTAATCAGCTCCATATGCCAATACTTTG
This sequence is a window from Gossypium raimondii isolate GPD5lz chromosome 5, ASM2569854v1, whole genome shotgun sequence. Protein-coding genes within it:
- the LOC105769997 gene encoding NADH dehydrogenase [ubiquinone] 1 beta subcomplex subunit 2, with the translated sequence MGGGHGGSTTYKGVTLHHPKRWHVATGKGLCAVMWFWVLYRAKQDGPVVLGWRHPWEGHDDHSHGHGDKH